The bacterium genomic sequence CGTCGGACCGTGGCCCGGCTGCTGACCGTGATGGGCGAGCGGCCGGCGCCCGGCGGGAAGCGTCCGGCAGGAGGGAGATCGTGATGGCGGAGCCTGAGCGCCGGCGGGCCTCCCGGAAAACCCGGGTGGGCACCGTCGTGGCCGACAAGATGCAGAAGACGGTCGTGGTCGAGATCGAGCGGGCCGGCCGTCATCCGCTCTACAAGAAAATCGTCCGGCACAGCCGGCGGTTCAAAGCGCACGATGAAGCGGGGGAGGCCCATCTCGGCGACAAGGTGCTGATCGCCGAGACGCGGCCCTTGAGCAAGGACAAGCGGTGGCGGGTCGCGCAGGTGCTGGAGCGGGCACGCTAGTGGACCGGGGGCGCTCAGGCGACCACCGCGGAGGGCGCGCCCGTGCGCCCCGCCGGGCTCCCGCCCCGGCGGCGGGCGCCGTGACAGAGGAAGTGGAGATGGAGGGGCGGGGATGATTCAGAACTACACCCGGCTCCGGGTGGCGGACAACACGGGAGCCCGGGAGATCATGTGCATCCGCGTGTTCGGGGGGTCTCGACGACGGTACGCCGGGATCGGCGACGTCATCGTGGCGACGGTCAAGCAGGCGATCCCCAACAGCGCGGTCAAAAAGGGGGAGGTCGTGCGCGCCGTGGTGGTCCGCACCACCCAACCGACGCGCCGGCCGGATGGATCGTACATCCGGTTCGACGACAACGCCGCCGTGCTGATCACCGATCAGCAGAACCCCCGTGGCACCCGGATCTTCGGGCCGGTGGCGCGGGAGTTGCGGGACAAGGCATTCATGAAGATCATCTCCCTGGCGCCGGAGGTTCTGTAGATGCGGACGGGAGTGCACGTGCGACGCGGCGACACGGTCGAGGTCATCACCGGCAAATACCGGGGGAAGCGCGGGAAGGTCCTCCGCGTCATCCCCAAGGACGGCCGGATCATCGTCGAGGGGATCATGGTGGCGAAGCGCCACATGAAGCCCAACGACAAGATGCCCTCGGGCGGGATTGTGGAAAAGGAGATGCCGTTCGTCGCCGGCAAGGCGATGCTGGTGTGCACGCGGTGTGGACGCGCGGTTCGGTTTGGGCACCGCGTGATGGATGACGGGGCCAAGGTCCGCGTCTGCCGTCACTGCGGCGAGATCATCGACAAGGCCTAGGGAGCGGGAGATGGCACGGTTGCGTGAGCGGTACAAAACCGAGATGGTCGCCGATCTGCGGAAGCGGATGAACTACACCAACGTCATGCAGGTGCCGCGGGTGGAGAAGGTGGTCATCAACATGCGCGTCGCCGACGCGCTGCAGGATCAGCGCCACCTGGACAAGGCGGTGGAGGAGCTGACGCTGATCAGCGGCCAGCGGCCGGTGATCACCCGTGCCCGCCGGTCGATCGCCGCGTTCAAGCTGCGCGCCGGGAACCCCATCGGCTGCAAGGTCACCCTCCGCGGCGAGCGGATGTACGAGTTCCTCGACAAGCTGTTCAATATCAGCCTGCCCCGGATCAAGGACTTCAAGGGGCTCCCCACCCGGTCGTTCGACGGGCGGGGCGGGATGAACATCGGGATTCGCGAGCAGTTGATTTTTCCGGAGATCGAGTACGACAAGGTGGACAAGATACGCGGAATGGACATCTCAATCGTGACCACGGCGCGGACGGACGAGGAGGCCAGGACGCTGCTCCGGGCCCTCGGCCTGCCGGTCCGCGAGGGGGCGAGTTAGCATGCCGAAGAAGTCCCTGCTCCTCAAATGGCGGCGGCCGCCGAAGTTCAAGGTGCGCCAGTACAGCCGGTGCCGGTCCTGTGGCCGCCCCCGGGCGGTGTTCCGGAAGTTCGGGCTGTGCCGGATCTGCCTGCGCACCATGGCGCATCGCGGGGAGATCCCCGGTGTGGTGAAAGCGAGTTGGTGAGGTGACGCAGTGGGTGTGATCACAGATCCGATCGCGGACATGCTGACCCGGATTCGGAACGGGCTCGTGGCGCGGCATCCGCAGGTGATGGTCCCCACGTCGAGGATGAAGTTGGAGATCGCGAAGATCCTGAAGGCGGAGGGGTTCATCGCGGATTTCCAGCGGGACAAGGACCATCCCGAGATGCTCCGCATCCAGCTCCGGTACGGGGAGCGCAAAGAGGGCATCATCACCGGCCTGCGGCGGATCAGCCGGCCCGGCCTCCGCATCTACGCCCGGCGGGCGGAGCTGCCCCGGGTGCAGGGCGGGTTGGGGGTGGCCATCCTCTCCACCAGCCGCGGAGTGATGACCGACCGTGAGGCGCGCAAGGCCGGGGTGGGGGGAGAGATCCTATGCTTCATCTGGTGATCGGGCGGGTCGGAGACGGTCGGGGAGGGCGGGGCGATGTCGCGAGTCGGTAGGCTCCCCATCGGCATCCCCTCCGGCGTCGAGGTCAAGATCGCCGACGGCCGGGTGGGGGTGAAGGGCCCCAAGGGGAGCCTGGAACGGGTCGTGCACCCGGTGATCCAGGTCGCCCTCGAGGGGGGCCAGATCGTCGTGACACGGCGGAGCGACAACCGCTTCGACCGCGCGCTGCACGGGCTGACCCGGGCCCTGCTCGCCAACATGGTGACCGGCGTCACGAAGGGGTATCAGATCACGCTGGAGATCCAGGGCGTCGGCTATCGGGCCGTCAAGCAGGGGGCCAACCTGGCCCTGCAGGTGGGGTTCTCTCACCCGGTCGAGCTGAAGCCCCCGGCCGGGATCACCCTGGACGCTCCCGCGCCGAACCGGATCCTGGTCAGCGGGATCGACAAGGCGGCGGTCGGCCAGATGGCGGCGACGATCAGGGCGCTGCGGGAGCCGGACCCGTACAAGGGCAAAGGGATCCGATACGCCGGTGAGCGCGTGCGGCGCAAGCCCGGTAAGGCGGGCAAGGCGGCCGTCGGCGCCGCCAAGGCCTGAGAGGGTGGGGCATGATCAAGCACAAAGATCGTAACGCGTCCCGCCAGCGGCGGCACGTCCGGATTCGCCGCGGCGTCGCGGGCGGCCCGGACCGGCCGAGGCTCTCCGTCTTCCGGAGCTTGGCCCACATCTACGCGCAGGTGATCGACGACCGCAGCAAGAGCACCTTGGCGTCGGCGTCGTCGCTGGATCCCGAGATCCGCGCGGACGCGGCAAAGGTGAAGAAGGCGGAGGCGGGCAAGCTCGTCGGCCAGTTGATCGCGCGGCGGGCGAAGGCCAAGGGGATCCGGCAGGTCGTATTCGATCGCGGCGGCTACCAGTACCACGGCCGGGTCAAGGCGCTGGCCGATGGGGCTCGAGAAGGCGGGTTGGAGTTTTGAGCGCCCCGGGTCCCGCGCAGGTCGGCGGGCAGGGCGCAGATGGGATGACCGCGGTGAGCGTGGGGTAGGGGGAGCGGATGCCGAGAACCAAGGGGAAGCTCAAAGGCAAGGGTAAGGGGAAGGCCAAGGGGAAGCTGCGCAAGATCGAGGCGCCCCCGGCGCAGAAACCCGCCGGGCTGGAGTACCTGCACCGGCGCGTCAACGCGGACACCGTCAACCTCACCACGGAGCGCGCGATCTGGATCAACCGCGTCGCCAAGGTGACCAAGGGGGCGAAGCGGTTCAACTTCAGCGCCCTCGTCGTGGTCGGCGACGAGCACGGGCATGTGGGGATCGGCCTCGGCAAGGCGGGGGAAGTCCCCGACGCGATCCGTAAGGGGACGGAGGACGCCAAGAAGAATCTGATGGGGGTCTCGCTCAACGGCACCACGGTGCACCACCAGATCGTATCCGCGTTCGGCGCGGCCCGGGTGCTGCTGCGCCCCGCCGCGCGGGGAACCGGCGTCATCGCTGGGGGGCCGGTCCGGGCGGTGCTCGAGGCCGCCGGCGTCCGCGACATCCTCACCAAGTCGCTCGGCAGCAGCAATCCCATCAACCAGGCGCGCGCGACCCTGAAGGGGATGCTGGACATCCGGGATCCGCGCGACGTGGCGAAGCAGCGGCACAAGACCGTTGAGGAACTCATCGGCCGGAGGGCGGCCCAGTGGCAGAGCGCGTGAAGTCGGCCGCCCCAAAGCAGGTGAAGCTGACCCTCCGGCGGAGCCTCATCGGGCGCCCGCCGGGTCAGCGGCGGATCGCCGAGTCGCTGGGCCTCCGGCGGGTGGGGGCCACACGCGTGCATCCGCTCACCGCGTCGGTCGCCGGGGCGGTCAGGATGGTCGGGCACCTGGTCTCGATTGAAGAGGTGACGCATGGCAAAACTGGGTGACCTGCGGCCGGCCCGCGGCGCCCGCCGGTCCTCGCGTCGGCTGGGGCGGGGGGGATCGTCTGGGCGGGGCAACACCGCCGGTCGAGGCAGCAAAGGGCAGAAGGCACGGTCGGGCGGGCAGACCCGGCCCGGGTTCGAGGGCGGCCAGCTCCCGCTCGTGAAGCGGGTCCCCTACCGGCGGGGCGTTCGCGGGGCGGGGAGCGACATGGTGGGCGGCGGGCCGCGCCCCCGGATGGGGATCGTGAACGTCGGCCGGCTTGGGGTGTTCCCGGCCGGCAGCGAGGTCACCCCGGACCGGCTGCGGGAAGCGGAGCTGGTGCACGAGCGCCGGGTGAAGATCCTCGGGACGGGGGAACTTCCGCACGCCCTGGTCGTCAAGGCGCACGCGTTCAGCAAGGGCGCCCGGGCCCGGATCGAGGCCGCCGGCGGCACGGTGGAGGTGCTGGCATGATCCCCGGGTTGGCCAACATCCTCCGCATCCCGGACCTCCGCCGGAAGTTCTTGTTTACGATCGGTATGCTGGCGATTTTCCGCCTGGGCTCGCACATTCCGGTCCCCGGGGTCGACGTCGCACGGCTGCAGAGCCTCTTCAACCAACAGGGGAACGTCTTCGGGTTCATCGATCTGTTCGTCGGCGGCGCGCTGTCGCGGTTCGCCCTGTTCGCGCTGGGAGTGTTCCCGTACATCACGGCGTCGATCATCTTCAGCCTGCTCGAGGTCGTCTTTCCCCGCCTGAAGGAGATCCACCGCGAGGAGGGCGAGGCGGGCCGGCGCAGGATCGGCCAGTACACCCTCTACCTCTCGGTGGTCCTCGCCGTGATCCAGGGCGTCGGCCAGACGATCCTGATCCGGAACCTCGGCGCGCTGCCGGATTCCCGGCCGATCGTCTTCGGCGAGATCGTGGCCACCCTGGTGGCGGGGACGATGGTGCTGACGTGGATGGGCTCGATCATGACCGAGTACGGGATCGGCAACGGGGTGTCCCTGATCATCTTCGGCGGGATCGTTTCCCGGCTGCCCAATCAGCTCTCCCAGACGATCGGCCTGGTCAAGGTGGGCGAGGCGTCGATGTTCCGCGCGATCGCCGACGTGGCGGTGATCATCCTCAGCATCGTCCTGGTGATCATCGTCACCCAGGCCGTGCGCAAGGTGCCGATCCAGTACGCCAAGCGCATCGTGGGACGCCGGATGGTCGGCGGGCAGACCACCCACCTGCCGATCCGGATCGCCTCGGCGGGGGTGATTCCGATCATCTTCGCCATCTCCGTCCTGCAGTTCCCGCAGACGATCGCGCAGTTCTCGGCGATCCCGTGGCTGCAGCGGATCGGCACCGCGCTGAGCATCAACAACCCGCTGGGGGCGGGGGCCTACTTCGTCCTGATCATCGTCTTCACGTACTTCTACACCGCGGTGAGCTTCGACCCGGAGGACGTCTCCGATAACATCAAGAAATATGGCGGCTTCATCCCCGGGATTCGCCCCGGCCGGCCGACCACCGACTACCTGATGCGCATCCTGGAGCGGCTCACCCTCGTCGGCGCGCTGTTCTTGGCGGTGATCGCCGTCGGGCCGATTCTGCTGGGTCGGTTCACCGGCCAGCTGACGCTGTACCTCACCGGGACCTCGCTGCTGATCGTGGTGGGGGTGGCGCTGGAGACGATGAAGCAGATCGAGGCGTACGTCCTGATGCGCCACTACGAAGGCTTCATGAAGTGACGGGCGCCGCATGAACCTCGTGTTTATGGGACCGCCCGGTGCCGGGAAGGGAACCCAAGCCGCGCTGTTCCACGATCGCTACGGGCTGCCGCACGTGTCCACCGGGGACATGTTCCGAGCGGCGGTCCGCGACCAGACGGAGGTCGGCCAGCGGGCCCGGGAGTACATGCAGCGCGGGGACCTGGTCCCCGACGACACCGTCGATGAGATCGTCCGGATCCGCCTCAACGAGTCGGACTGCAGCGGTGGGTTCATCCTCGACGGCTACCCCCGCACGCTGCCCCAGGCCGAGTCCTTGGACGCGCTCCTCGCCGAGCGGCACGAGAGCCTCGACGCGGTGGTCTCGTTCGAGATCCGGGACGAGGTGCTGCTCCGGCGGCTGACCGGGCGGCGGGTGTGCCCGCGCTGCGGGTCGATCTACCACGTGGACCACAAGCCCCCCCGGGACCCCGGGCATTGCGATCTCGACGGCGCCGCGCTCGTCCAGCGCAAGGACGACGCCCCGGATACGGTGCTGCACCGCATCCAGGTCTTCCGCCAGTGGACGGCTCCGCTCGTCGACTACTACCGAAATCGCGGGTTGTTCCTTGCCGTGGACGCCGAGCGGCCGGTGGGGACCGTGCACGAGGAGATCCTCGAATTCGCCAAGACGCGGGCGGGGCGGGTATGATCGTGCTCAAGTCCAAGACCGATCTGGTCGCGATGCGCCGCGCCGGGGAAGCGGCGGCCCAGGCGCTGCAGGCCGTCATCGGCGCGGTGCGCCCGGGCGTCACCACCGCGGAGCTGGACCGGATCGCCGAGGCCCGGATCCGGCGGCTGGGCGGGGTGCCTTCGTTCCTCGGCTATCGCGGGTTCCCGGCGAGCATCTGCGCGTCGGTGAACGACGAGGTCGTCCACGGCATCCCCGGGCCGCGGACGCTCCACGACGGTGAGGTGGTCAGCCTGGACCTCGGGGTGGTGATGGACGGATTCCACGGGGACCTCGCCCTGACGGTGGCCGTGGGGGAAACGTCCGAGGCGGTGGCGCGCCTGCTCCGGGTCACGGCGGAGTCCCTGCGGGCGGGCATCCGCGCGATTCGGCCGGACGGCCACCTCGGCGACGTGAGCGCGGCGATCCAGGAGTACGTCGAGCGGCACGGCTACACGGTGGTGCGGGAGTTTGCCGGCCACGGGATCGGCCGCAAGCTGCACGAGGAGCCCCAGGTGCCCAACTACGGCCGCCCCGGGAGCGGCGTCGTCCTGCGCCCGGGGATGACGCTCGCCATCGAGCCGATGGTCAACATGGGCACCGCCGAGGTCGTCATGGACCCGGACGGCTGGACGGTCCGGACGCGGGACCACAAGCCGTCCGCGCACTTCGAGCACACGGTCGCGGTGGGGGAGGACGGCCCCAGCATCCTCACTGGACTTCCTGTCGGCGGACCGGTATAATGAATCTTTGCTTGGTTGAGAAGGATTCCTCCGCGGGTCTTCTGGGGCGCCTCGCCACGTCGCGCTCGGGTCGTGATGCGGGCGTCGTCTACCTGGTGGTCGGGGCCGCGGGCCCGGGCCTCGTCCTTGTTGCCGACGGCCGGACGCGGTCGGTGTCCCGCCCCAAGCGGAAGAACACGAAACACCTGGAGCTGGGGGGAACCGCCCCCGCCGCCTTGGCCTCGAAGCTCGCCGCCGGGGAGGCGGTGACGGACGAGGAGATCCGGGCGGCACTTCCCGAGCGGGCGGTCGCGGGGTAGCCGATGGCGAAGAAGGACGTGATCGAGGTCGAGGGGACCGTGGTCGAGGTCCTCCCCAACGCGATGTTTCGAGTAGAGCTGTCGTCGGGGCACAAGGTCCTGGCGCATATTTCCGGCAAGATGCGGATTCACTTCATCCGGATCCTGCCCGGCGATCGGGTGAAGGTGGAACTCTCGCCCTACGACCCGACCCGAGGCCGGATCACCTACCGGTTCCGGTAGGGGGCGGCGGCGACAGCGGAGAGGGTGGTGGCACGGTGAAGGTGCGGGCATCGGTCAAGCGGATGTGCGAGAAGTGCAAGATCGTCAAGCGGGGCAACCGCGTGCTGGTGATCTGCGACAACCCCAAGCACAAGCAGAAGCAGGGGTAGTCGGCGCGGAGGCATCGCGGCTGAGGAGGCACGCATGGCACGCATCGCTGGGGTAGATCTTCCGAGGGAGAAGCGGGTCCAGGTTGCCCTGAGCTACATCTACGGCATCGGGCGGAGCCGGGCGAACGAGATCCTCCAGATCACCGGCGTCAACCCCGACACCCGGGTGCGGAGCCTCACCGATGAGGAGGTCACCCGCCTGCGCGAGGTGATCGACCGGAACTACAAGGTGGAGGGCGACCTGCGCCGGGATGTGGCGATGGACATCCGGCGGCTCGTGGAGATCGGCTCGTACCGGGGCCAGCGGCACCGCAAGGGGCTCCCGGTGCGGGGGCAGCGCACCCGCACCAACGCTCGGACCCGCAAGGGGCCGCGCAAGACCGTCGGCCGGGCCAAGCCGAAGGCGGCGACCGCGGCTCCGGCGGCGGCATCGTAGCACGGCGCCAGACGGCTCGAAGGGACGCGAAGACGACGTAGGAGGCGATGATGGCAAAGGGGCCTCGCGGCAAGCGGCGGGAGAAGAAGAACGTTCCGGCGGGCATCGCGCACATCCAATCCACGTTCAATAATACGGTCGTGACGATCAGCGACCTCCAGGGCAACGTCCTGGCCTGGGCGAGCTCGGGGACCTCGGGGTTCAAGGGATCCCGCAAGGGCACCCCGTTCGCCGCGGGCCTCGCCGCGGAGAACGCGGCGCGCAAGGCGATGGAGCAGGGGGTCCGCCAGGTCGAGGTCTTCGTAAAAGGGCCGGGCGCGGGGCGAGAGGCGGCGATCCGTTCGCTCCAGGCGGCCGGGCTGGAAGTCAACTTGATCAAGGATGTCACGCCCATCCCGCACGATGGGTGCCGGCCGCCCAAGCGGCGCCGGGTGTAAAAGGAGGGCGTATGGGTCGGTATCACGGTCCCGTCTGTCGGCTGTGCCGCCGGGAGGGCATGAAGCTCTACCTGAAAGGCGAGAAGTGCTACACCGACAAGTGTCCGGTGGCGAAAGACACCACCCCCCCGGGGATGCACGGGCCGAGCCGGCGGAAGCCGTCGGACTTTGCGGTGCGCCTCAGGGAGAAACAGCGGCTGCGCCGGTTCTACGGGGTGTTTGAAGCCCGGTTCAAGCGGTACTTCGAGTCCGCCGCCAAGGCCAAGGGCGTCACAGGCACCCGGCTCCTGCAGCTGCTGGAGACCCGGCTCGACAATCTGGTCTACCGCCTGGGGCTGGGCGCCAGCCGCAAGGAGGCGCGCCAGCTGGTGGCCCACGGGCACATCGTGGTGAACGGCCGCCGGATGACCATCCCGGCCTACCAGGTGCGGCCGGGGGCGGTGATCGCGGTCGCGCCGGGAAGCCGGGAGATGCCTCGGTTCAAGGCTATCGTCGGCACGCCGCCCGTGCATGGGATGCCGGGATGGCTGGAGTGGAGTCCCGACCGGTTGGAAGGGCGGGTCCTGACGCTTCCGGCCCGGGAGGACATCGACGTCCCGGTTCAGGAGCAGTTGATCGTGGAGTACTACTCGAGATAAAGGTCGAGGGAGAGACGAATGATTGAGCGGGAGACGGTCGTGCCGGCACCGGTGGTGCGCGTTCCAAACAGGGGGTTGGCGGACGTGTGGGAGACCACAAAGCCCAAGATCGAGTACGCGGAGCTCTCCGATACCTACGGGAAGTTCGTCGTCGAACCCCTCGATCGAGGGTTTGGCGTCACGCTGGGGAACGCGCTCCGGCGCGTGCTCCTCTCCTCCATCGTGGGGGCGGCGGTCACCTCGGTGAAGATCGAGAACGTCCTGCACGAGTTCTCGACGATCCCGGGGGTGGTGGAGGACGTGACGCAGGTGATCCTGAACCTCAAGGAGCTCTCGCTGAAGCTCCACAGCGACAAGCCTAAGCTGCTGCGGCTCGACGTCCGCGGGAAAAAGGACGTCCTGGCGGGCGATCTCCAGCCCGACGCCGAGGTGGAGATCCTGAACCCCGACCTGCACATCGCGACGCTGGACGGGAAGACCGCCCACCTGGCGATGGAGCTCGTCGTGGAGCGCGGGAAGGGCTACGTCCCGGCGGAGCGCCATCGCAAGAGCGAGCACGTCATCGGCGTGATCCCCGTGGACTCGATCTTCTCGCCGATCCAGAGAGTCAACTACGTGATCGAGGACACCCGGGTCGGACACGCCACCGATTACGACCGGCTGGTGCTCGAGGTGTGGACCGACGGTAGCATCCGCCCGGAGGAATCGCTGCAGGAGTCCGCTCGCCTGCTGATCGAGGACTTCCGGCTGTTCGTGGGCACCGCGGTCGGCCCCGATGTGGTGGTGGGCCCGGCGGCCGATGAGTCGAGCAAGATCGCCGGCATGCCGATCGAAGAACTCGACCTCTCCGTCCGGCCGTACAACTGCCTGAAGCGCGCGGGGATCAACACCCTCGGCGATCTGCTGCAGAAGACCGAAGAGGAAGTGGTCAACGTCAAGAACTTCGGGCGCAAGTCGCTCGACGAGGTCAAAGAGAAGCTCGCCGCGCTCGGCCTCGAGCTGCGCCGGAGGGGGGCCTGATGGCGCTGGGGCAGAAGGGGCGGCGGCTGGGCCGCGACACCGGCGCGCGGCTGGCCCTGTTTCGGGGCCTGGTTTCGGCGCTGATCGTCGAGGAGCGGATCGCGACGACGGCCTCGAAGGCCAAAGAGGCCAAGAAGGTCGCGGACCGGCTGATCGATCTCGCGCTGCGCAACGACCTCCACGCCCGCCGGCAGGTCGCCAAGCTCGTGCCCGACCGCGCCGTCGCCAAGCGGCTCTTCGCCACGATCGTCCCCCGGTATCAGAAGGGACGCGGAGGATACACCCGGATCATCCGAACGGGGCTGCGGCGCGGCGATGCGGCGCCAATGGCCCTGCTCGAGCTCGTGAAGTAACCGCGGCCGCCGGGGCCTCGCTCCCGGCGTCCTGAGGCTGTTCATGGTCCCCCCTCTGATCACGGTTCGGGACCTCCACCACACCTACCGCGCCGGCACGGACGCGGCCACCCCCGCGCTCGCGGGGATCGACCTCGACCTCCGGCCGGGAGAATGCCTCGCCGTCATCGGCGGCAACGGCTCCGGCAAAAGCACCCTGGCCAAGCATCTGAACGCCCTGCTGCTCCCGACCGCGGGGGAGGTGCGCGTCGATGGCATCGACACGCGCGCCCCCGACGCCGTGTGGGAGGTCCGCCGGCGGGTGGGGATGGTGTTCGAACACCCGGACAACCAGATCGTCGCCGCCGTGGTCGAAGAGGACGTCGCGTTCGGGTGTGAAAACCTCGGCCTTCCCCCCGCCGACATCCGCGCCCGGGTCGATCAGGCCCTCCGGACCGTCGGGCTCGAGGCCCTGCGCCGCCATCCGCCCCACCTGCTCTCCGGAGGTCAGAAACAGCGGGTGGCGATCGCGGGGATCCTGGCGATGCACCCCCGCTGCCTCGTGCTGGACGAGGCCACCTCGATGCTGGACCCTCAGGGGCAGCGGGAGGTGATGGGGACCGCTCTCCGGTTGTGCCGGGAGGACGGGCTGGCGCTCGTCCTCATCACTCATGCCATGGAAGAGGCCGTCTGCGCGGACCGGGTCCTGGTGCTGGCGGAGGGGCGGTGCGCGCTCCAGGGCACCCCGGCGGAGGTCTTCGCCAGGACGGCCGAGCTCGCCCGTCTGCGGATCGAGCCGCCCGAGATGGCCTCGCTCGGCCGGGCGCTGGCCGCGGAGGGGGTCGCGGTGCCCGCTAGCGTCCTGACGATCGACCAGCTCGTCGAGGCCCTCGCGCCCCGTCCGTGATCCGCTGCGAGCGTCTCACCCACGTGTACGGCCGAGGGACCCCGCTCGAGGCCCGGGCCATCACCGATGTGTCGCTGAGCATTGAGGCCGGCGAGTTCGTCGGGGTGATCGGGGCCACCGGATCGGGGAAGTCCACGCTCGTCCAGCATATGAACGGGCTGCTCCGACCGACCAGCGGGTGCGTGTACCTGGACGGCGTCGACATCCACGCCCGCGGCGTCGACCGGCGGCGGGTCCGCCAGCAGATCGGCCTGCTGTTCCAGTATCCCGAACAACAGCTGTTCGACGAGACGGTGGCCGCGGATGTGGCGTTCGGCCCCAGAAACCTGGGGCTCGGCGAGGAGGAGGTGGGGATCAGAGTTCGGCGGGCGCTTGAGCTGGTGGGGTTGCCCCCCGAGCGGTTCGGCGCTCGATCCCCGTTCGAGCTCAGCGGGGGCGAGATGCGGCGGGCGGCTCTGGCCGGGGTCCTGGCGATGGATCCGCGGATGCTGATTCTCGACGAGCCCACGGCGGGGCTGGATCCGCTGGGCCGGCGCGAGATCCTTGGGCACATCACCCGACTGCACCGCGAGCGCGGGCTGGCGATCGTGCTCATCACCCACAGCATGGACGCGGTGGCGCGGCTCTGCGGCCGGGCGTTCGTCCTCGACCGGGGGGCCCTCGTCGCCTCGGGGACTCCCCGCGAG encodes the following:
- the rpmJ gene encoding 50S ribosomal protein L36, producing MKVRASVKRMCEKCKIVKRGNRVLVICDNPKHKQKQG
- the rpsK gene encoding 30S ribosomal protein S11 — translated: MAKGPRGKRREKKNVPAGIAHIQSTFNNTVVTISDLQGNVLAWASSGTSGFKGSRKGTPFAAGLAAENAARKAMEQGVRQVEVFVKGPGAGREAAIRSLQAAGLEVNLIKDVTPIPHDGCRPPKRRRV
- a CDS encoding DNA-directed RNA polymerase subunit alpha, whose translation is MWETTKPKIEYAELSDTYGKFVVEPLDRGFGVTLGNALRRVLLSSIVGAAVTSVKIENVLHEFSTIPGVVEDVTQVILNLKELSLKLHSDKPKLLRLDVRGKKDVLAGDLQPDAEVEILNPDLHIATLDGKTAHLAMELVVERGKGYVPAERHRKSEHVIGVIPVDSIFSPIQRVNYVIEDTRVGHATDYDRLVLEVWTDGSIRPEESLQESARLLIEDFRLFVGTAVGPDVVVGPAADESSKIAGMPIEELDLSVRPYNCLKRAGINTLGDLLQKTEEEVVNVKNFGRKSLDEVKEKLAALGLELRRRGA
- the rpsM gene encoding 30S ribosomal protein S13, producing the protein MARIAGVDLPREKRVQVALSYIYGIGRSRANEILQITGVNPDTRVRSLTDEEVTRLREVIDRNYKVEGDLRRDVAMDIRRLVEIGSYRGQRHRKGLPVRGQRTRTNARTRKGPRKTVGRAKPKAATAAPAAAS
- the rplQ gene encoding 50S ribosomal protein L17, translating into MALGQKGRRLGRDTGARLALFRGLVSALIVEERIATTASKAKEAKKVADRLIDLALRNDLHARRQVAKLVPDRAVAKRLFATIVPRYQKGRGGYTRIIRTGLRRGDAAPMALLELVK
- a CDS encoding energy-coupling factor transporter ATPase, whose translation is MVPPLITVRDLHHTYRAGTDAATPALAGIDLDLRPGECLAVIGGNGSGKSTLAKHLNALLLPTAGEVRVDGIDTRAPDAVWEVRRRVGMVFEHPDNQIVAAVVEEDVAFGCENLGLPPADIRARVDQALRTVGLEALRRHPPHLLSGGQKQRVAIAGILAMHPRCLVLDEATSMLDPQGQREVMGTALRLCREDGLALVLITHAMEEAVCADRVLVLAEGRCALQGTPAEVFARTAELARLRIEPPEMASLGRALAAEGVAVPASVLTIDQLVEALAPRP
- a CDS encoding energy-coupling factor transporter ATPase — encoded protein: MIRCERLTHVYGRGTPLEARAITDVSLSIEAGEFVGVIGATGSGKSTLVQHMNGLLRPTSGCVYLDGVDIHARGVDRRRVRQQIGLLFQYPEQQLFDETVAADVAFGPRNLGLGEEEVGIRVRRALELVGLPPERFGARSPFELSGGEMRRAALAGVLAMDPRMLILDEPTAGLDPLGRREILGHITRLHRERGLAIVLITHSMDAVARLCGRAFVLDRGALVASGTPRELFADPAKLEALGLGVPQVTQLARRLRERGLPIPGDVLTTNEAQRAILNALSVRGRGAL
- the rpsD gene encoding 30S ribosomal protein S4, which gives rise to MGRYHGPVCRLCRREGMKLYLKGEKCYTDKCPVAKDTTPPGMHGPSRRKPSDFAVRLREKQRLRRFYGVFEARFKRYFESAAKAKGVTGTRLLQLLETRLDNLVYRLGLGASRKEARQLVAHGHIVVNGRRMTIPAYQVRPGAVIAVAPGSREMPRFKAIVGTPPVHGMPGWLEWSPDRLEGRVLTLPAREDIDVPVQEQLIVEYYSR